Sequence from the Fulvivirga ligni genome:
TAGCAGCCAATTTGATGTAGAGACCTCCGCTACTGAGCTGGATGATAGTGGTAAGAAGAAGAAAGGCGGCTTCTTTAAAAACCTGTTTAAGAAGAAAAATAAAGAGGGTACGCCATCCGAGGGTGTGAAAGAAGATGAAGGGGTGGAAGAAGATGAGGACCTTGAGCCTGAGATAGGTATAGATGAGGGCGAATTCTAAATGAAAACCTCATTTCGTTTTCCAACCCCTTACACCGTCTTATTTATTGTAATAGCTATCTGTGCTGTAGCCACTTGGTTATTGCCGGCAGGTAGTTATGATTATCTAAGCTATAATTCTGATAAAGATCACTTTACTGTCACTACTGAGGATAGTACCTATGCTTTGCCAGCAACAGACAGTACCTTAAAAGCTTTAGCCATTACTATAAAGCTGGAGAAGTTTAAGGATGGCAGCATTAGAAAGCCCATTTCTGTTCCTAATACTTTTAAAAGCAGTGAAAAAAGACCTCAAGGAGTAAAGGAAATTCTTTTTGCCCCCATTAAAGGGATTTATGAAACAGTAGACATTATGCTGTTTGTCCTGGTTTTGGGTGGTTTCATTGGTGTATTTAACAAATCAGGCGCCTTTGATGATGGCATTGCCATGCTAGCTTATCGATTGAAAGGGCGCGAAGGAATATTGATTATCATAGTCACATCATTGGTGGCAGTAGGAGGGACTACTTTCGGTATGGCGGAAGAAACCTTTGCTTTCTACCCCTTTTTGATACCCGTATTCCTGGCCGCTGGTTATGATTTGTTAGTGCCTGTAGCTGTAATTTATGTGGGCTCTTCCATTGGTACGATGGGCGCTTTAATCAACCCTTTCGGAACCATCATTGCCTCAGACGCAGCCGGTGTGAGCTGGACTATTGGTTTTTATAGCCGATTAGCCATGTTACTTCTGGGTACTACCATTTGCGTTCTGTACATACTTAGGTATGCAAATAAAGTGAAGAAGAATCCTTCGGCCTCTTTAGTGAAAAATAATCTAAAGGATGCCCCGGCTGATGTGTCTGAAAAGAAAATAGTAACAACGCTTAAACCTGTTACAAAGCTTCTGTTTGTGATTTTTGCCCTCAGCTTTGCTGTAATGATTTATGGAGTTTCTCGATTAGGCTGGTGGTTTGAAGAGATGACTGCTCTTTTTCTGGTGGCTTCATTAGTTATAGGGCTGATACAGAGAATTAATGAAAGAGATTTTGTGAAAGTATTCATTGCTGGCGCTCAGGAGCTTTTAGGTGTATCATTTATTGTGGGTGTGGCTCGTGGAGTTACTTTTATCTTAAATGAAGGCCATATTAGCGACACTATTCTTTATTATGCCACCGGTGTGGTGGAAGGTATGCCAGCTATGGCTTTCATACCAGCATTGATGGGTGTTTTTGCTGTAATGACCTTATTTATTAGTTCTACATCTGGTCTGGCGGTGGTGAGTATGCCAATACTTAGTGCATTAGGCCCGGTGGTGGGAGTGCCTCAGGAAGAAATAGTAAATGCCTATTTATTTGGTTGCGGGCTTATGACCTTTGTAACACCTACAGGACTTATTTTGCCTTCATTGGCTATGGTAAATGTTAACTACAACACGTGGCTAAAATTTATATGGCCACTACTACTCATGTTAGCAATAGTGGCCATAGGAATACTCTGGATCGGAGTGTTATTTTAATCCTCCAACCACTGGTTATGCTGCTCTTCCACACGTATGAATGTGGTTCTTTTTGTTAGCTCCTTAAGCTGTTGAGCGCCTACATAAGTACAAGTAGATCTTATTCCACCCAAAATATCAGTTACGGTAGCTTTTACATCTCCTTTGTAAGGGATTTTTACGGTTTTACCTTCTGATGCACGATATTCTGCAACACCACCTACGTGTTTGTTCATGGCCGTTTCAGAGCTCATACCGTAAAACAGCTTGTATTGCTTGCCATTCTCTTCAATAAGATCACCGCCACTTTCAGAGTGGCCAGCCAGCATTCCACCTAACATTACAAAATCAGCGCCGGCACCAAAAGCCTTAGCTACATCACCAGGAGCCTTGCAGCCACCATCAGATATAACGTGTCCACCAAGTCCGTGAGCTGCATCTGCGCATTCTATGATGGCAGACAGTTGAGGGTAGCCTACACCTGTTTTTATTCTTGTAGTACATACAGAGCCAGGGCCAATACCTACCTTCACTATGTCTGCACCCGAAAGCAGTAGTTCCTCTACCATTTCACCTGTAACCACATTTCCAGCCATGATGATCTTGTCAGGATATTGATCTCTGGTTTGCTTTACAAAGTCTACAAAATGCTCTGAGTAGCCGTTAGCCACATCTATACAGATAAACCTTAGGTCTGGAAATTCAGAAAGGATGGTATTTAACTTTTTAGCATCCTCTTTTCCGGTACCAGTACTAATGGCTATTCTGTCATATATTTTACTCTCAGCTTGGTTAAGAAATGCTCTCCACTCATCGTTAGAGTAGTGCTTATGGATGGCTGTAAGCAGATCGTGCTCAGCCAGTGCTGTGGCCATTTCAAAGGTGCCCACGGTGTCCATATTTGCAGCGATTACAGGAATGCCTTCCCATTCGCCATTACCATGAAGAAATTTATATTTTCTGGATAATGAAACCTCAGATCTGGACTTCAATGTAGACCTTTTAGGCCTTATCATCACATCTTTGAAACCCAACTTAACATCCAGTTCTATTCGCATATTGATTATGATTTTATTATTTCAAAACCAGTAAAATAGACCAGAAGCGTTGCTTTAGCAACTAAAAGATCATAAATAAATTGGCTTGAACTATTTTTTTTCCATCACCTCCGAAAGCGAGATGTGACCATCCTGAACTACCGTTTCTCTGTAGTTTGTTTTGTCCACCAAAACAGGAGTCAGAAGGATGGCATTTACAGTGATATCACCATTTTTGAGTGGCACAATATCTTCGTTAGTCGGTTGCTCATCTTTACCTAACATCATGGCAATTTCAGCTGCTTTGAAAGCTAATGGCTGAATTGGCTTATAAATAGTCATACTCTGTTTACCACTGATGATGTTCTTAATGGCTTCTAATTCAGCATCTTGTCCTGTAATAATAACGTGTTTTAACATTTCTGGCGGCAAAGCCTGCATGGTTCCTCGTGCCAGGGCGTCATTGGCAGCTATGATCGCATCTGGCTTTTTATTGAGGTTGGCGAATATCTCATCTATCTTGATCAAAGCCTCTAGCTCACTCCAGTTATCCAGCACTACATCAGAGATTACTTTTACCTTGCCAACTTTTATGTATGGTTGTAGCGCCTCCAACTGCCCTTCTCTAAACAGAATGGCATTGTTATCTGAGGTAGGCCCGTTGATCAATAGGTAATTTCCACCTTTGGCGTGATCTACAGCATAC
This genomic interval carries:
- a CDS encoding YfcC family protein, which codes for MKTSFRFPTPYTVLFIVIAICAVATWLLPAGSYDYLSYNSDKDHFTVTTEDSTYALPATDSTLKALAITIKLEKFKDGSIRKPISVPNTFKSSEKRPQGVKEILFAPIKGIYETVDIMLFVLVLGGFIGVFNKSGAFDDGIAMLAYRLKGREGILIIIVTSLVAVGGTTFGMAEETFAFYPFLIPVFLAAGYDLLVPVAVIYVGSSIGTMGALINPFGTIIASDAAGVSWTIGFYSRLAMLLLGTTICVLYILRYANKVKKNPSASLVKNNLKDAPADVSEKKIVTTLKPVTKLLFVIFALSFAVMIYGVSRLGWWFEEMTALFLVASLVIGLIQRINERDFVKVFIAGAQELLGVSFIVGVARGVTFILNEGHISDTILYYATGVVEGMPAMAFIPALMGVFAVMTLFISSTSGLAVVSMPILSALGPVVGVPQEEIVNAYLFGCGLMTFVTPTGLILPSLAMVNVNYNTWLKFIWPLLLMLAIVAIGILWIGVLF
- the guaC gene encoding GMP reductase, with the protein product MRIELDVKLGFKDVMIRPKRSTLKSRSEVSLSRKYKFLHGNGEWEGIPVIAANMDTVGTFEMATALAEHDLLTAIHKHYSNDEWRAFLNQAESKIYDRIAISTGTGKEDAKKLNTILSEFPDLRFICIDVANGYSEHFVDFVKQTRDQYPDKIIMAGNVVTGEMVEELLLSGADIVKVGIGPGSVCTTRIKTGVGYPQLSAIIECADAAHGLGGHVISDGGCKAPGDVAKAFGAGADFVMLGGMLAGHSESGGDLIEENGKQYKLFYGMSSETAMNKHVGGVAEYRASEGKTVKIPYKGDVKATVTDILGGIRSTCTYVGAQQLKELTKRTTFIRVEEQHNQWLED
- a CDS encoding substrate-binding domain-containing protein, translated to MNKSIKLALFLLFISSLSIPAWSQKVGLLMDSYVIDRWYLDQRLFQKKIEELGGQCLVEVPYGDADEQVKLGKKLVDEGIDVLVMVPTDAKKAVEIVGYAKSAGVPVISYDRLVLSDKIDYYISYDNLTVGKMQAQYAVDHAKGGNYLLINGPTSDNNAILFREGQLEALQPYIKVGKVKVISDVVLDNWSELEALIKIDEIFANLNKKPDAIIAANDALARGTMQALPPEMLKHVIITGQDAELEAIKNIISGKQSMTIYKPIQPLAFKAAEIAMMLGKDEQPTNEDIVPLKNGDITVNAILLTPVLVDKTNYRETVVQDGHISLSEVMEKK